Genomic window (Rossellomorea aquimaris):
CAGAAATCCGAATAGGGCAGAAGGAATATTTGCCTTTCTGTTTACCTTTTGGAACAATCTTTTTTTACGATAAATCAGATCGACCACTGCCAGGATAAAAAGATTGAACACATTACTACCGAGCATGTTTCCTACAGCAATATCAGGGTTATCGATATAAACCGCCGTTAAGCTCGTTGTTAATTCAGGGAGTGATGTTGCCCCTGCAATGAGGAATGTCCCTACGACAGCCCCGCTTAATGAAGACTTCTTACTGATGACATCTCCGAACTGATTCAGGTAAATAGCGGCCGCAACCACGATGGCTGCAGCGAGTAAAAAAACAATGTAAACCATATAATCTCCTCCAAGCCAGCGCATATAAAAAAGACCCCGGCACAAATTTTTGTACCAAGGTCTTGCGTGCTGAAGAATGAGCTAAAGCCTGATGAACCAGGTATTTTCATACCGGGATGACGATTCACCAGCCGTTTACCGGTCGCTACTCCCCTTGTTATTATTAATGTATTAGGATTTTGAAGGTTTGTCAATGAAAGTGCTTATATTATTTAATGAGGAGGCAAACGTGTGAAAGAGGAAAGGAAATATCTAGTGAAACAAATAGTAGATTATGATATCAAAGGAAAAGTGAAAGCTGAAATCCAAGAATTATTATGTGAATGTTTTGGTGATGACTATCCTGATGATAGAATTTACTTTAAGCAGATTCCTCATTTCAGGTATCTTGTTTATAACGAAGATCAACGTTTAGTGGGGCATGTTGGGGTGGATTACCGGGTCATGAATTTGAAAGGTGAACCTGTAAATGTATTGGGGATTATCGATTTATGCGTTTCAAAAAGTAGTCGCTCACTGGGAATCGGATCACAGCTGCTCTTCGAATTGGAAAGGTTCTGTGATGGCCGTAACATCGATTTCCTTCTCTTATTTGCTGATGATCCATCCTTATATGAGGCAAATGGCTTCCAATCGGTGTCCAACCAGTGCACCTGGATGAAAATAAATGACCAAAACCAAATCACCCGGGGCATCGGTACCGAAACCATAACCGAACTCATGGTCAAACAATTGGGTACCAAAAAATGGTCAAGCGGCCGGCTGGACATGCTTGGTTACCTCTACTAAATTGTGAGGTCCGAGAGGGACGGACCTTCATGAAGGAGTATGTATGAAGGAAGAGAATTATGATGAATTATTAGGTGTTCGAACGAGTGAGTTGCAGATGGGGTTTCACCGGTCTTTTCATTATCATCGGTATGAGCCGACACCGTATCAAGCACTGGATGAACTATTCCGACATTATAGATTGAATGGCAGCGATCGCGTGGTTGATTTCGGATGTGGAAAAGGGCGATTGAATTTCTTTATCCACCATCTATTTCAATCCACCGTTGTTGGCATTGAAATGAATGAAGAGTTTTATGAAGAAGCCGAGGCGAACCGGGAAAGCTATTTAAAAAAGGCGAATACCAAACGTGATAATCTCTACTTCTATCACTGCCTGGCCGAAGAGTATGCAATTCATCCAAAGGATAACCGATTTTACTTTTTTAATCCGTTTTCCGTTCAGATTTTCATGAGGATCCTCAATAACATCCTCTTTTCAGTGGAACATTCACCACGTGATATCGAGATCGTGTTGTACTATAGCTCGGATGATTATGTGCATTATTTAGAAGATCACCCCCTTTTCGTCTTGAGGAAAGAAGTGAACTTGTCAGGGGATTATGAAAAGAATGAGTATGAGCGATTTTTAGTGTACGGGTTGATGTATTGAATGGGGTGTCTCCTGATTATTTTGTTTTTTTCTGAAAAGCCAATATTTTTGATTTATCCGCTTTCATATCGGAGAATAGTGACATGGAATGTGAAAAGTAAAAGGAGGCGGATTGAATGAGAATACTAGTTGTTGGTGCAGGTGCCGTTGGGGGCTACTTCGGTGGTAGATTGGTAGAGAAAGGCGAGGATGTTACGTTTCTCGTCCGTGAGCGAAGAGAGAACCAGCTGAAAAAGCATGGATTGCAAATTGACAGTGTACATGGTAATTTTCACTGCAAGCCGAAAACGCTGAGAGCAGAAGAAAAAGCAGAGCCCTTTGACGCCATCATCCTTTCAACCAAGGCCTATCATCTCAAGGGAGCAATCGAGAGCCTTCACTCCTTCGTAGGTGAAAATACGATGATACTGCCACTTTTAAACGGAATGTCTCACGTTGAGGATCTTATAGAAGCATTCGGGAAAGAGAGAGTGATAGGCGGTTTATGCTTTGTCGAGTCTACGCTTGATGAAACAGGGAAGGTCATTCAATCAAGTCCCATACATGAC
Coding sequences:
- a CDS encoding methyltransferase, with the translated sequence MKEENYDELLGVRTSELQMGFHRSFHYHRYEPTPYQALDELFRHYRLNGSDRVVDFGCGKGRLNFFIHHLFQSTVVGIEMNEEFYEEAEANRESYLKKANTKRDNLYFYHCLAEEYAIHPKDNRFYFFNPFSVQIFMRILNNILFSVEHSPRDIEIVLYYSSDDYVHYLEDHPLFVLRKEVNLSGDYEKNEYERFLVYGLMY
- a CDS encoding GNAT family N-acetyltransferase, whose product is MKEERKYLVKQIVDYDIKGKVKAEIQELLCECFGDDYPDDRIYFKQIPHFRYLVYNEDQRLVGHVGVDYRVMNLKGEPVNVLGIIDLCVSKSSRSLGIGSQLLFELERFCDGRNIDFLLLFADDPSLYEANGFQSVSNQCTWMKINDQNQITRGIGTETITELMVKQLGTKKWSSGRLDMLGYLY